The Montipora capricornis isolate CH-2021 chromosome 6, ASM3666992v2, whole genome shotgun sequence genome has a window encoding:
- the LOC138052995 gene encoding uncharacterized protein: MELYQLVVFAVLLLAHQPFVVQGIFLPWSSKKNDSDGFTFPKSMIDLNLAQNSSGGGKLEKLKNITRQVSVDERCFSEDNMPISFAFHKNVPYVSLHPAEKPNLHIQGMFPGLLLDILDYCCPLGAKKVKFAKLLRTPMEAENRFMSENVNEYDFTFPIHAPATSRSFRDHPFIPLVRVPSVVFLAYDGNKRTSKTHAIASTILRAWPIMVFILLTATFSGIIIWFLDHRQNPQEFPQSFLKGVWEGFWWALVTMTTVGYGDRSPKSLLGRVFCVFWIITGLIIISIFIAMVTASLSAATHPHFPIHGSLIGVVNGSEEYQLGVLMNAEMKIFPKVYDITAALLKSEIDGGVFDSFRIAAHLELIKDRPGLRVGRAIERPVVYGMALAGNSSRMEACARRYAENYPRKVFQRIAQHLKPLKNPNDQISQEVKAAEELFYEEGTFKLIVYCGVAILVFLSIAGLVYEFALKKYIAAKRAASENKYHNVEMANRTNTDEPSREGEFDELLQDYKSFHDSWVERCKKLHGKPLHGC; this comes from the exons ATGGAACTTTATCAGTTGGTCGTGTTTGCTGTTCTTCTTTTGGCCCATCAGCCTTTCGTTGTGCAGGGCATCTTTCTTCCTTGGTCAAGTAAAAAGAACGATTCAGATGGATTCACATTTCCAAAATCGATGATTGATTTGAATTTGGCACAAAATTCATCAGGAGGCGGAAAGCTTGAGAAGCTAAAGAACATAACAAGACAAGTGTCGGTCGATGAAAGATGTTTTAGCGAAGACAACATGCCCATATCTTTTGCGTTTCACAAGAATGTCCCGTACGTCTCTTTACACCCTGCTGAAAAACCTAACCTTCACATTCAAGGGATGTTCCCTGGTTTGCTGTTGGACATTTTGGATTACTGCTGTCCACTTGGGGCGAAAAAAGTTAAATTTGCCAAGTTATTACGCACACCAATGGAGGCTGAGAACCGTTTCATGAGTGAAAACGTGAACGAGTACGATTTTACGTTCCCAATTCACGCGCCTGCGACGTCCCGTTCTTTTCGAGATCACCCGTTTATTCCGCTGGTGCGggtgccaagtgtggtgttccTGGCATATGATGGGAACAAAAGGACGAGCAAGACTCACGCCATTGCCTCGACCATTCTGAGGGCCTGGCCCATCATGGTGTTTATATTGCTTACGGCCACCTTCTCCGGGATTATCATATGGTTCTTG GATCATCGTCAAAATCCTCAAGAGTTCCCTCAGTCGTTTTTGAAAGGAGTCTGGGAAGGATTCTGGTGGGCATTGGTCACTATGACAACAGTCGG gtATGGTGATCGCTCTCCCAAGTCCCTTCTCGGTCGCGTGTTCTGTGTTTTCTGGATCATCACTGGTTTGATCATCATTTCCATTtttattgccatggtaacagcaTCGCTTTCAGCCGCAACTCACCCGCACTTTCCAATCCATGGGTCACTG ATTGGAGTTGTCAACGGAAGTGAAGAATATCAACTAGGAGTTTTGATGAATGCAGAAATGAAAA TATTTCCAAAAGTATACGACATAACAGCAGCTTTGCTAAAGTCGGAGATAGATGGCGGAGTTTTTGATAGTTTTAGGATAGCCGCGCACTTGGAGCTGATCAAGGATCGTCCGGGACTCAGAGTTGGGCGCGCAATCGAGCGCCCAGTGGTGTACGGCATGGCTTTGGCGGGAAATTCTTCGCGTATGGAGGCCTGTGCGAGGCGTTATGCTGAAAACTACCCACGAAAAGTCTTCCAACGAATTGCCCAGCATTTGAAACCCCTAAAG AACCCTAATGATCAAATCAGTCAAGAAGTGAAGGCAGCAGAGGAATTATTTTATGAAGAAGGAACATTTAAATTGATAGTGTACTGTGGAgttgccattttagttttcctttccattgctggtttaGTGTACGAGTTTGCTCTGAAGAAATATATTGCTG CAAAGCGAGCCGCCAGTGAGAACAAATATCATAACGTGGAGATGGCAAACCGAACAAACACTGACGAGCCAAGTCGGGAAGGCGAATTTGACGAGCTGCTGCAAGATTACAAATCATTTCACGATTCCTGGGTTGAACGATGCAAGAAACTTCATGGGAAACCTCTGCATGGTTGCTAG